A part of Liolophura sinensis isolate JHLJ2023 chromosome 1, CUHK_Ljap_v2, whole genome shotgun sequence genomic DNA contains:
- the LOC135470469 gene encoding rhodopsin, G0-coupled-like, with amino-acid sequence MYGNTSVDDMPPGLLSPAQFTVITCFLTLCGVVGLVINSVTFLVFVAVPSLRCPTNLFIMAVLSCDLIMSTVGIPFEAVASVHNRWVFGAAGCSWHGFIMSFLGYTSIYLLTAISVERYLLITNPFSRPLITNTRAVGVIVACVTLALLLSAFPVIGWSSYQLEAALISCSVNWQSAFLLCWTPYAAVSLWSAFGNPSDVSPVAGTVPSLIAKSSVVWNPLIYVLTNKQFRSRFITVFTFRVRSQTRLKTQERANERIEMKLLTKESKGESSSQNYKSVQMYKESLQREGSHYCRTNALGDSCSNPFITLTMEKSDVAPVSV; translated from the exons ATGTACGGGAACACGTCAGTGGATGACATGCCCCCTGGATTATTGTCACCTGCTCAGTTCACCGTTATCACTTGTTTCTTAACATTGTGTGGAGTTGTGGGGCTTGTCATCAACTCGGTCACCTTTCTAGTATTTGTCGCTGTCCCTTCCCTTCGCTGCCCCACAAATTTGTTCATAATGGCTgtgttgtcatgtgacttgaTCATGTCCACTGTTGGGATTCCTTTCGAAGCTGTGGCAAGTGTTCACAATCGCTGGGTATTCGGAGCAGCGGGATGCTCTTGGCATGGATTTATCATGTCGTTTTTGGGCTACACGTCTATCTATCTTTTGACAGCGATTTCTGTGGAGCGATATTTACTCATTACAAATCCCTTCTCACGACCTCTCATTACGAACACACGGGCTGTTGGTGTTATTGTGGCATGTGTCACATTGGCCTTACTGTTATCCGCCTTCCCTGTGATCGGATGGAGCTCCTACCAGCTGGAAGCCGCCCTTATATCGTGCAGTGTTAACTGGCAGA GTGCTTTTCTACTGTGCTGGACTCCGTACGCCGCCGTGTCCTTGTGGTCAGCCTTTGGGAATCCTTCAGACGTTTCACCTGTAGCCGGAACTGTACCTTCTTTAATCGCCAAGTCGTCCGTAGTATGGAACCCATTGATTTATGTACTGACCAATAAACAGTTCCGGAGCAGGTTTATTACAGTCTTCACGTTCCGCGTACGTTCTCAAACCAGATTGAAAACACAGGAACGTGCAAATGAAAGGATAGAGATGAAACTACTGACAAAAGAATCAAAGGGAGAAAGTAGTAGTCAGAACTACAAAAGCGTGCAGATGTACAAGGAAAGCCTACAGCGTGAAGGTTCACATTACTGCCGCACGAACGCCTTGGGGGATAGCTGCAGTAACCCGTTTATAACTCTGACAATGGAGAAGTCAGATGTAGCCCCGGTGTCGGTCTGA